The Halichondria panicea chromosome 6, odHalPani1.1, whole genome shotgun sequence genomic sequence CTGCTTATGTCCAAAAAAGATCCTAAAAAATTGCCAAGTAAGCATTGCGCTTTGGACAGCAATTTTGGTCACGTGACCAGTTAATTGCGTTTTACCTCTGCCTTTCTACTAGCATTCGCGTGAGAGTTGAGTAAATTACCAGTATATTGATCGTAGAGTCAACATGGTTTATATTATCAAGGATTAATAAATAGaaagggcatgcaacagcttgcgagcaaaaactgtaaGTGCATGGGTGGTGGAATTTACTGGAAAAGTACAAACTACTTCTGATTTTGtgtaaagtacatgtgcaGATACCTATAAAATAAATTGAATGCAGTTTTGCTCGCACATTAAactaatagtgagttgcatgccctcttctctttatcagCCCTTGCAGCTAATTAAGGTACAGATGTTTCACCCTGTACACATCACCTGCTGTAAAGACTAGCAGTATTGATTGTAGTCAAGCATTGGTTACTTTTAGGCTGTAGCCTgacacatgtagctactactTGGTAGTAGCATTGATTGCAGTCAATATTGGTTATGTGTATACACGCTGCCTTAGTATTATATGGACTTTAATTGGTAGTATAGTATttgtaacatgtacatgcagtcggTATTGGTTACACATGAGATGGCTTTAGCTTTGTCCAATTATTTAGTCTGGGATcattaatttgtgtgtgtgtgtgtgtgtgtgtgtgtgtgcgtgcgtgcgtgcgtgcgtgcgtgcgcgcgcgtgtgtacgtgtgtgtgtacgtgtgcgcgtgtgtgtgtatgcgtgtgtacatgtgtgtgtacatgtgggtctgtgtgtgttgtgtgcgtaCAGCAACATACACACTACCAAAACTAAAtacgcacatgcatacatgcagtattggATAAACAATCACAAGAAACGGCACACCAGCTCTCATTGTGACACTGTTCCTCGTGCTAGAACTAAAAAGCTGTCCACACGTAGGAAATTAAGGTAGGCCTCTGGCTTTAATGTCTTCAGTAAAGAGTTTCACAAACAACAAGGTACGTAGATTTATGGTGGATAGTTTATTTTAATGACATGCATGCCGTATATAAAAGTTGTGCATTCACTCACTATTCAGCAAATGCACGATTATATTAGATCTCAAAGGGAAGACTCTCTCAGATAAATCAAAATTGATGGCAGAGGCTTGGAGAAAAATCAGCACTGCTGATAAGGAAAAGTACAATGCAGTAGCAAACGATATTGAGGGTAGCAATGAGGAGGAGGATGAGGAGGAACTAACGCCGGAAAAGAAGAGGCAGCTCATTGTTCGGGTTGCTAAGAGACATCAGGGAGATGTAGGTGTTGTGAGTACTGTATGTGCACGTAGACGGCACATATAATATTGTATTTTATCacctaaaattaattttgtgaacataattattatgatgttgCGACAGGTCCAATTTATGCGAGCTAAGGAAATAATTACTTTTACTATGAGGCGGGCTTATAAATGATATAATGCCTATAATGTAGACAACACACTAAACCCTAACATGTGGCTATAATTACGTATACCTTGTGCACTTATACAGGCCAATCTGCTGCAATCACTTGGTTGTGAGATGGCTACAATGATGTTTGTTGATAAAAAGTGTGGGAACCACAGATGGGAAAAAATTTCTTCAATCTCACCCTGCAATCCTGTCATCCTTCAGCTCCTACTTTCTGTATGGTAAGGCTTTATAAGTAAATGTAATGTAGATACCATTATTTGATTACGTAAAACTGATTGCTTTGTGTGCACGACAAACTGTACACCTCGTTTCTCTAATTATTACCACAGATGACCTGTCCAAGAAACAATTTGCTACCCCAGCCACTGCAGCCTCGGCAAGTACAACCAGTCTCAACACAAATTCCAGCTCATTCAATGTTACCTCAACAAACGCAAACCCAATCAACACCACCTCATCTACTACATCCAAAGCTGTTATTTCCACTGTGAAGAAATCAACTACTAAAACTACAACCAAAGCAACACCTTCTGGAATCTTGTCCAATCAAGCTATTTCTAACACTGATACCGTCAGTACGATTTTTATGAAAGGCAGAGATGGAAGTATTGTTGCGACAGGTACAGTGCTTCCTGGTGTACATAAAACCATTCATGGTCGTCCTTGCCAAAAAGATTGTGAAACGCTTTCCGTTGTGGATGTTGTACAAGTTGGTGCTGAAGCTTGGTTTGAAGATGCTTTTGGGGAAAATAAATTGAGCACAGGGATCATCGTGGAATGGCCGAGCAGTATGATATCAAACGTAGCTGATGTCTCCCCACTTCATACAAGAACTAATCGCAAACGTAAATAACCAGCTGACTATAAAACTACTAtgataattgttataattattgtatatacaattgtaATAGGAATGGTAAAGGTTTCCTTCCATTTTATTCGCGATTCTATATTCTCTCTATcttgtgtactgcatgtatacgtaaGTAAGATTAcgttattattgtttgtacgtacgtatataattatgtatgttacAATTGTATGTATGACatagataataatttatgtccgAGTTtaggactatatatataattgtcaAAACTATATGCAGTTCATATTCATATAATGTTGTCACTTTAATTATGCATGCGTGCGGTTGACTTATAATAGCCTTGACTTCAATTTATAAAAGGCATTGATGTTTAAGAAATAATGACTGCCTAtagctaattaattaaagtgtgattaataaattattaattaaagtaCATAAAAAAGATAAGTGTTCAATTGTCCACGTCAGAATCATCATCACTACTACTGTCTGTACAAATAATATCAGTAACGGAAGGGTAATCATGTTCATGAATTAATTTGACAATTGTAAAAAAATGAACCATCTGGACCTAATAAGCTCGTATCAGGTAGCTCTACAGTATGATACTGGTTAACTGTTCTGGAAAACGTAATTAAATAAGATTCGCAAAGTAATAATCTTCGATGCAAAAGGTTAAGGCAACCTTTCTGAAACAGAGACAGACTATCAGATGTGGCGATATCCTGTATATGACGACTTATTACGGAATGCTCGTATTTCAGGTTGTTGGcaacagtattaatttcttcCATTATCATCTTCACTTCTTCCGTTGCCCTTTCCTTCATATTACACGCTCTCACAACTTTTATCCACAAATGAATGGGAATGGTACAATTTCCAGCCGACGCGACCTCCAACGTAGACAATTCTTCCAAATTGGAAACTGTCTCCCAATTCAAATTGGCTGGCAGATGGTATGCTACTCCTTCAAATTGATCATGACGCATACCATTAAATCTGCTCACTGTTCGTTTCAGCGTACTCGTACTTGATGATATCTTCTTTGCAAGGCGTGCAGCAATCGATTGACCATCTGTAACATAGTACATAGATCATGttagcatgcatacatactacaatctgattggctaaaggtagtgttctatccaacttagaaaatcatgtagatcaaaatctgattggctagagaatcatggttgctataataaaaataaaattaatgcttagacactagctgtttaggaagtttccacataatttagaagcccttagggctagtagaaccctcactacgttcgggatactataCAACCAGctctttgggcttctaaatcataattattacttaactattatttatataattacatgattgTGCTGACTAACATTCTTACCAGCGTATCTCGCTTTGGTAGATATTAAAAACCTACGCTCGCGAGCAATATGAAGGATATTCTGAAAGGTTTTGTGACGTTGCCCGAAACCTGTCAAAGTTTCATCACGATTTTGATACAATCATCTGATAATTAATGCTCACTCAGATCAGTTTGACTCCTTGCGAACAGCCCGTGTTGTTGTTTCTGCAATTGTTCAGCTGATGACTCCGTCAGTGTACCTGAAGGTGCAATATAAAAGTGCACAAAATTCACAAACTTTATTCTTGACTACGTCTAACCATTTGACTCATTGATTAGCTTTGATAAGTCCTCTGTTGCACTATGTTGAGTGTTTTGGGCGTTCTTCAGCCTTTTGACTAACGATGCCCCTACGTATACAAGAGTTAGCACTTTTTTTCCCTTTATGCAAAGCATACATAGGTGCATACCAACTAGTGCTGAGAGCTAATATTAATTAAGGTAGCCCTAACATAAAACAAACCTAGATTAAGACGTACTCTTGATGCATAATAGAGCTGAGGTAAGGACATCAATGCGATGAGATGGTCGCATTTCTTTGGTGGATTTAGCAAATCTTCTTAGATATGACCAcagtctctccatagcttCACCATCAGTAAGTCCGCATCCAGTTAGGACTCTAGGTGAATAtgtcagctacatgtataatacaacAGTAAGTTATTAACACACAGCTTTGGCATCTTTCTTCTTACCTGACAGAATGCACAATGCCCATAGACATGAAAAATTGGCACTCCTAATGTTGTCTTTTCTAACATGTCAAGATGTCCACGATTCTGGAGAAGTAATCAAATATGAGTGCATACTAATTAAGATTAGATCTGACTATTGAGACACAAACCTTCAGATGAGTTTCGAGTAAGCAGGCAATATCATACAGTAACAACAGACACTTGTCACCCTTGTTTTGGTGTGCCTTCTTTAGCAGGTACACAGGATATGCTAGTCTAGATAATTAAGATACAGAATACCTTAATTTTTAACAATGCACCATGTATGCTCTTTTTGAAAACCTTAATGTTACGTACATACCTTTCTCCATGCTTCATATTCAGAAATCTTTGGGGAAACTCATGACGACAGATGCTTCCAAACACGGCAGTTTCATCTAGAGCTGCGTACCTTGATTTGGAGCGCAAAGTGTCTCCAGCGAGGAACTCATGACACCCCTAATGCCAGGATAAAATTAACTGAGTGAAATGTGCTAAAAGTCTATTTAATTACATCCAAATTGTATAGCGCAGGTTTTCACACTTGACCAATTAAGTATAACGCTAAAACCTTACCTTGTCGATTATCTGGCCAAATGTATCATAATCAGCAACAAACTCATCTACTGCTTGCTGTTCCTCAAAGAATACACCAGAGAAGAGTGGTGGTCGAACACTAACACCAGCAGACTTTTTCCGACATAGTCCAAATACACCATCCATGGATATAATTTGAGTTCCATTGCTCTGCACGTAAAAGGTAAGTATAGGCTGCCAGAGTCTAATTGCTATAACAAAACCACAAACCTGAGGACAGGCAGGGCAGATAGCTGTAGTGTTCAAGTCAGGAGACAAAAATAGAAGACAGTCGAGTTGATATCATTCTGTTGAACCTGAATGTTAATGTGAATATGTCGTATTATGTTCTTTCACAATTAATATACCCTACCTATATTCTTCAAATGCATCAATCATGACAGGATAGATCTTCCGGAGCTATAGAAGAATAAACAGATTAAAACAACTGACAATTAAAAGTGTGTACCTCAAGCGATTGCTGACGCATGCAACATGTACACCTCATCAGTGCGcaacaattaatgtataattataaccgacATCAAATTCACATACTTGTTTGCTGATATCTCTTCCAATTTTGTATTCAAGAGAACGACAAAAAGCATCGACACCAATACACCCTTCCAGCAAAAGTGACTCCATCCATAGTAGCAGATCCTGATGAAATGCTAGGGTGGGAGTTGCTGGTGTCGCTGGCCACATGTTATGCCGCACAAGAGTAACAGCCTCAGGCTCACACTTGCAGAAGGTTACGCACACACAATGCTGGAAACCTGTAAGTCATTGGATTCTTAGACACAGGCTATATCAGTGTAGTTAAACAAATACCTTTAGGGTCAAGACAAACAACTTCTTTTATGTAAGTTGTACAGCAACAATGAAGTGCTGGAAAGGTTCTCGACTGCTTGAAATAGTATGGGTGAAGCATTCCATTCTGTAAAATCAGATCGCATGCATTTAATAATCACAAAAATGTACAGCAGTATGTTTGATTAGTGCATACTTTCCAGAGAAAAGGTCGATGAAAAATATTTGTCAGAGAGTGTACTGAGTCCACATGGTTGGCACAGTAGTATGCCTGTGGTCCACAATCCCGGCAAATTGCAACAGCGGGTTCTTTACACTCGgcacacacagaacaaggGGAAGGAATTCCGGTTTCTACACTGGCGCGTAGCAACTGGACACGCACTTCAGCCCAGTTGTCAGCAGAAGTGTCGCTTCTCATAAGCACTTGAGCTCACCGTGTCTGGAAAAGTGGTGTCATCCTGCCCCGAGCTCTCTGGATCATGATCATGCCACTCACTACTGATTAATACATCTGGAGAGTCGCCACTGATAACATCAGTAGGCCTGCTCGCTCCATGTACATCTACTTCTTCAGCTTCATTTTTATCACTGGAGAGGAACCTAGTACTGCTGGAAGAATTAACAGAAGAGGATTCTGGCACAGCAGATAAAGAGAGAGACTTTTTATGCACAGCACGACGTTTTGAAGGAGATACTTCAAAGTAGGAGATAGATTGAGACTTAGGCTTCACACTTATCCTTCTCTTGCTCATGGCcggccagctagctagctatagaatatagatctactgatTCTGCGGAGCTAGCTCAGTGCacccatagataaaagagctCGCTACTTTAGATTAAACTCGGTATAGACTATAGTCAATAGTCACTACTGCATGCTTTGCAGCTTACATGCTGACCTTAAGACTACTATTATCCAGTGCTAACCATGCGAACCCCCTgcagccattgacccacgcccatctccAGATTGTGTGCGGCTGAACGGGAAAGGgttatggcacaggtcaagccgtgaactgtgccactatctggATACTGGCATAGCGTGGCTTAAGtgacctaaagcccacccaccacgcagtaacctgaaacggttccttttatagtataacaccgTTGTAGTTACTAGTGGTTTTCATTAAGTATATTCATGACTTCCTTGAACCATCACAAGCACACGTAACATAATTAACAATCACTCTTTTGGACAAATTTGATTGAAAGTGCGGTTCTCACAGTTGTCAAAAGAAATTTTATTCGGATTTCCAGAGCTAGTGAGTCTGCTAGTCAGGGGCGTACACAGGGTGGTGcttagggtgctccagcacccccatccagactctggtgctccagcaccctatcCAGACTCAGAGAAGCTCAAGTAGATAGTTCAACCATCACTGGCTGGCTAGAAGGAAGCTACACTTATTGCAGCTATCTACAGCTTAATAGTGATAGTTACAATAACTTTATACcagttagatctagctagctagctaagctggCCTAAAAAACTTACTTTTCTTCGATCGTCTGGGTAAAgagtggggaggggctcaataaTAAGGCTAGGCAGCAGGAAGTGGTTTGCTGTATCAAACACATAGAACACTTGAGCTTGCTTCACAACATGCAGCACAACAAGGTTCTTGGATCCAGGTACATaaggtacatgaatgtatctagtataattatataattaagcctacatgtgtacaataaattaataataatcaatgtttgcaatgtaaactacaaagtctcttttcctcaacatcaaggtactggtggtcatactttgtacgctgcctgtcacctcctggtaagctgatcaatcttttagtggcctgaaaagaaaagaatcaaGACTGTCGTCAGATCAAGCAAAGGAACAAACGTTTATCATCACTTACACTTCTACATTTACACAGAGACTAGACTAGACATGATTGCATTGACATTTGACATACCTTAAGAAGAGTTGGCTAGAGTTTGCCATCCCAGGCGAATTGA encodes the following:
- the LOC135337714 gene encoding uncharacterized protein LOC135337714 isoform X1, with amino-acid sequence MDGVFGLCRKKSAGVSVRPPLFSGVFFEEQQAVDEFVADYDTFGQIIDKGCHEFLAGDTLRSKSRYAALDETAVFGSICRHEFPQRFLNMKHGERLAYPVYLLKKAHQNKGDKCLLLLYDIACLLETHLKNRGHLDMLEKTTLGVPIFHVYGHCAFCQLTYSPRVLTGCGLTDGEAMERLWSYLRRFAKSTKEMRPSHRIDVLTSALLCIKRASLVKRLKNAQNTQHSATEDLSKLINESNGTLTESSAEQLQKQQHGLFARSQTDLSFGQRHKTFQNILHIARERRFLISTKARYADGQSIAARLAKKISSSTSTLKRTVSRFNGMRHDQFEGVAYHLPANLNWETVSNLEELSTLEVASAGNCTIPIHLWIKVVRACNMKERATEEVKMIMEEINTVANNLKYEHSVISRHIQDIATSDSLSLFQKGCLNLLHRRLLLCESYLITFSRTVNQYHTVELPDTSLLGPDGSFFYNCQINS
- the LOC135337714 gene encoding uncharacterized protein LOC135337714 isoform X2, producing the protein MDGVFGLCRKKSAGVSVRPPLFSGVFFEEQQAVDEFVADYDTFGQIIDKGCHEFLAGDTLRSKSRYAALDETAVFGSICRHEFPQRFLNMKHGERLAYPVYLLKKAHQNKGDKCLLLLYDIACLLETHLKNRGHLDMLEKTTLGVPIFHVYGHCAFCQLTYSPRVLTGCGLTDGEAMERLWSYLRRFAKSTKEMRPSHRIDVLTSALLCIKRASLVKRLKNAQNTQHSATEDLSKLINESNGTLTESSAEQLQKQQHGLFARSQTDLNGQSIAARLAKKISSSTSTLKRTVSRFNGMRHDQFEGVAYHLPANLNWETVSNLEELSTLEVASAGNCTIPIHLWIKVVRACNMKERATEEVKMIMEEINTVANNLKYEHSVISRHIQDIATSDSLSLFQKGCLNLLHRRLLLCESYLITFSRTVNQYHTVELPDTSLLGPDGSFFYNCQINS
- the LOC135337714 gene encoding uncharacterized protein LOC135337714 isoform X3, whose translation is MKHGERLAYPVYLLKKAHQNKGDKCLLLLYDIACLLETHLKNRGHLDMLEKTTLGVPIFHVYGHCAFCQLTYSPRVLTGCGLTDGEAMERLWSYLRRFAKSTKEMRPSHRIDVLTSALLCIKRASLVKRLKNAQNTQHSATEDLSKLINESNGTLTESSAEQLQKQQHGLFARSQTDLSFGQRHKTFQNILHIARERRFLISTKARYADGQSIAARLAKKISSSTSTLKRTVSRFNGMRHDQFEGVAYHLPANLNWETVSNLEELSTLEVASAGNCTIPIHLWIKVVRACNMKERATEEVKMIMEEINTVANNLKYEHSVISRHIQDIATSDSLSLFQKGCLNLLHRRLLLCESYLITFSRTVNQYHTVELPDTSLLGPDGSFFYNCQINS